A single window of Chlamydiales bacterium DNA harbors:
- a CDS encoding biotin--[acetyl-CoA-carboxylase] ligase, which translates to MRKNIYYLHFDTIDSTNTWAKKNAETLDPDHLTCITALEQTAGRGRFKRSWTSGRAQNITATLFFTLPKESTILSNIGQILSLSCALVLEKRGFSPQIKWPNDLLLSGKKVAGILCETVTLEKRLAIALGIGINVNMTEELLETIDQPATSLAQLSGHTWDLEQILEPVLKQFLIDLELLEKKGFSAFQEAYQARLAFAGQTITCADGMQNTRGTCHSVRDDGRLNLLLPNGSMTTVSAGEIF; encoded by the coding sequence ATGCGAAAAAATATTTACTATCTTCACTTTGATACGATCGACTCGACCAATACCTGGGCAAAAAAGAATGCCGAGACATTGGATCCCGATCATTTAACTTGCATCACAGCTCTTGAACAAACCGCAGGAAGGGGCCGATTTAAAAGAAGCTGGACCTCAGGCAGAGCTCAGAACATCACCGCTACTCTCTTTTTCACACTTCCGAAAGAGAGCACAATTCTTTCAAATATCGGTCAGATTCTCTCCCTCTCTTGCGCATTAGTTCTGGAGAAGCGGGGCTTCTCTCCTCAAATCAAGTGGCCCAATGATCTGCTCCTATCTGGAAAGAAAGTTGCGGGAATATTATGCGAGACAGTCACATTAGAAAAACGACTCGCAATCGCGCTTGGAATCGGCATTAACGTCAACATGACAGAAGAGCTTTTAGAGACGATCGATCAGCCCGCAACTTCGCTTGCACAACTCAGTGGACACACCTGGGATCTCGAGCAGATTCTCGAACCAGTGCTGAAACAGTTCCTTATCGACCTCGAGCTTCTAGAAAAAAAGGGGTTCTCGGCATTTCAAGAGGCTTATCAGGCGCGTCTGGCCTTCGCTGGGCAGACGATCACTTGCGCCGATGGGATGCAGAACACGCGAGGCACATGCCACTCAGTCAGAGATGACGGCAGACTCAACCTTCTTCTCCCCAATGGCAGCATGACCACCGTCTCAGCGGGTGAGATCTTCTAA